The Magnolia sinica isolate HGM2019 chromosome 3, MsV1, whole genome shotgun sequence genome includes the window TTGTGGGAATAGGGACGTTGGATGCCCATCAATGTGATAGTCATATAATGGAATAAGCTTTGTTTTATAGGTCAGAATATTCAAACATCTTTTATAGCCGTCCATATGTATCAGTGGAATCTTTTATGATGTGGCCGCTTGCTAGGTGTACAGTGGACTTTTTAAAGATAAAATGTCTTACGTATCCATCACACGTGTTCCATACTGGCATGTGTACATGCTCACTACGAAGTCGTAGGTACGTACCAAAATGTAGACTGTTGTTATCTTACCGAATTAAGATAGGCCATGGACCAGAAGATATTCCAATCAACGTGGGGCCTATcaaatcaatggattggattgctgCCTCACATGTACTGTTCCTCATTATCTGTAAAAGTGAGACAGTGGGtttgtgatccagaccgttgatctaataACACACCATGGATTCAACATGCCTCAAACTTTTCTTCCTTGTTTCTGGATATCATCTCATTCGTACACATCTTCTCTTTATTTCTGAGTTACGGAAATGCAATCTTCAAATCAGATGAACCTAGCCATATGATATTCAGTCTTCTTTTACATTGGATGAGCTGTAACTTGTGGAAAGGAGTAAGCATGGATGGTAAAATGCATAGGATGTTATTCAAATTTCCATACCCTCCCACAAACAAAAATGCAGATATTGGTTTTGTACAACaatacagaaaagaaaaaaagaaaagaaaaagagagccaaaaatgaaaataaaagaaattccaAGGGCACCTAAATGACACTGTAGATTCTAAGGCCTCCAAGGTGGTGGTGGGGGTGGCGCTTGCGGATAGAGTGGTGGCACTGCTGAAAATATGGTGTTCTTGTCAATGCCTCCACCACCGCTGCTCGTCAATGAAACAAGGGCTGCGACTAGGCCCGCATTTCCGGCCATTGTGGGTTCGGTATAGCTGTAATTCGTGCGCACGTCCTTGAAACCATCAAACCGGTCAGGCCCACCAACCATGGCTCCTGTGACGATATTAGGATTTGGGGTCGAGGCATCTCGCCACTTCCATCCACCGGTGCATGAGTATGTTTTGCCGTCTCTGGGTATCGATGCGCCGCGGTGGTGCACGTGCTTTGGGTAGTTTGTGCCTTGGCCCACCACATAGCTCATCTTCCTAGGATTGGCTCCAAGAATGTAATTCATCTGAAAAATCCATGATTAAAAACCAAATCATTAGTCAATGTAATAAACattaggggtattttggtcactTAAATAATGCCCTAAAAAATTTGAAGCTTCACTAGAACTTGTTAATAAACTCCTAAAGCAGATCTTCATTCAACAtgtcttgatgggccccacatggattcATGATCAGATTATCAGAACCATACATCCGATGGTCCTTAATGAGGATGTCTGGGAGAAGGATGCTTATGTAAGCCCCTTCCTGACATGTTGGGCCACAACTGGGCTGAGGCCCACTAGAGTATATGAACATGATAAGGTAATGCTGGACTTTCTAATAGGGAACAGGTTAAGTATCCTACACCCCTTAATGAAGATAGATACATCTGTAAATGGAGCAAGAAAATGAGGAAGGAAGAAGACCTGAGAAGTGGCGAAACTGCGGAGGACGTTGGAAGGGATGTAATAGGGCCCACAGAACCATCCAGGGACGTTGGTGGCGTTCATGTAGTCGGCGTAGAGAGACGCCAAGAAGGCGGCATTGGCCACATACTGTAGCGGCTGCGGCCGTCCATGGTTCAGTTCTATCATCCCTCCTACAAATGCAAACACAAAAATCCCATTTATGAACGCTTTCTTCTAACATGCACTATGGTGCTACAATCCACATATACATATACCTACATTACATTCATACATAGAAATATACATTTAGGTATACTCATGATCATTCACATGAATTTGTCGCCGTCCACAGATTTTTATTTTGTGGCAACCAAATTAGCCGAGCCCAATCCATTTAAAAATTAGATGGGTCTGGTTGGATCTGGTTGGGTTGATGAAATTTTAAGTCAGCTATGTGGGGTCATGGGTCATGGGTCAGGTTTGGGCTAGAAATCTTGGCCAGTTTAGTAAATGGATGGAGCTTGGGCAGAACCCAACCTAGCCTAAGTGACCCATTGTCATACCTGGGACCCACAATGCATGCATGAATTCATGTGCAAGATGGAAGGGAGAATGAGAACCTTGTGTGAAGTTGAAGACATTGAACCTTTGGAGGTAAGAGCACATGGTTAACCCTGTCATATTGTGGTAGCTCCTAAGCATGTCTTCATAAGGGTAGCCAGGGTTCAAAAATATCCTTAGCCTTGTTAGCAGCAGCTGTGCAGCTGGAAGCTTGTTGTCCCAGCTCAACACACTCAAATCTGGTATTCCCAAAAATGCCTTAGCATTCCTTGGAATCCCGGGATTCGTCGCCAACGAAAGATAACTAGAATTCCCTGTCGCATAGTATAGCCAGGCTGCGCCCCACATGTACTCATCGTAGTAGCCCGTCGAATTGTAAAAAAGTTCAATCTCTGGATTGCCACGGCTGTAGGTGGTCCGCCTCCCAGCATCCCGGGCGAATTTGAATAGTGTTGCTGCCCCCTTGACGAGCCTCTGTGAGTAGGTGACGTTGTCGCGGAAGACGATGGATGCAGCCGCCAGTGCTGCTGCCATCTCCCCAGCCAAATCGGGTCCAGAATCAGCGCGTTGGACGGGACGCGGGTAATCCATATCTTCCGGTCTCTCCCAGCAGTAGTGATCATCTGGGGTGGTTGAAGCATTTTTGGCCCCACCCACCTGGTAAAACATTTTAGATCAACTTTATTTTAGTCAGTTTCTGTTTTTATTAGGAATTGGAACCGGTGAAGAGAGCACAAAATTCCTGtacatgcaatgcaatgcaatagAATATAAcacaggttgattacaatcaagcgctatctaatagtctaataCATAGATTAATTACAATTAATGACATTTAATAATAGCTAATGATAAAAATTTGTCTAGAGTTATTTGACTAAGTCATTTGATGAATTCTAACTTTAAGTTGGCATTTTaaagcatagttcaaaaacttgaaaacccgactTGGCTCGAAATCCAATCAGGAGGGGTAGACTTGAAGGCTCGACCGAGTCTCTCCTCGACTCGGCTCAATATTTAACAATATAATTAAGTGGTATCCTAGATAATAATAAGCATTTAAAATGTGCAAGAAGAAACAACCTATAGTAGTTGGTCCACTAGTAATGGGGTGTGATACACCATATAGAAGCTACGATCTTGATCTTCGACtcttggatttgaatatgagccagtaaattttaaaattttacttttCAATGTTCCATATCTTCATACACAAGATGAACATTTCAGATCATCATCTAACATAACATGCAATACCTGTCCTATCCAAGAAAAACCCAAGCTCTGTCACTTACTATTTCAGTTGGAATATGTGAGGAAACAGAAGCTTCCCCAATATAGTTCCTGTTTCCAACCAACCTCAAGCACCAAAACACAACCAATCCTGATTTTTGCAAACTTCAAACGGTCTTCAAAATACAAGAAAATACAACTCCAGTAAagaggaaataaccaaattgcaatTTGCATATGCATGCAGTCTTAAGCTGAGTTAGAATAATTTGAGTCAAAAATCATAGGATGTTAACAACATTTCACATGTCATGTAATcaaaggtgtgtttggatgcgaTATCCAATCAAAATGCAATTATTGATCAAGTgaaaataaccaaattgtaatttgCTTTGCTCGGCTCAAACTGCAATCACGTTATTTCACAAGTGCAATTTGAGGACTACaaatgcaggacaattaaacacttcctctaaaagctcgaattgatagagcatgacaaattaatTTCTTTATCTCATAGATCAAGCCTCCCattccacaggctaccccactcgattcaggtgtaaaaatgcccctacattagctATATTGAACTTCCATCATTTAAATTAAAATGGAATATCAACAATTCAAATTACTCGTGCATCCAAACGCGGCTTAAAAGATTAGGATTTCAAATACCTGGCTATAGATATGATCTATGGTGGTGGCAGAGGAGTTGAAGGTCAAGAGCAAGTAATCAGTGCCCCATTTGATGAGGTCCCTTGCATGGTTGTATTCTCCTATGCTTTGGTATTTGTGACCGTACTCTATCACACTCCAGCTCAACATGGTCATGGAGAATGCCATAGGAAAATGGAACTTTATATTGTCACCGGCGTCATAGTACCCTCCGACGAGGCCGCCCTTCACGTCCGTCAGTTGCGATCCATCTGTCAGCCCTGAATTCCCTCGCCACGGCACACCATTGTTCTTTGGCAATCGCCCCGctgcatggcccaccatgataatcaTAAAAATAACATTAGAGTACTAAAGTAATAATCACATGTTTAGGAAGAGTCATTAGCAAGAGGATAGAGTTGGGCACCACCATCTTTACTGGActtaaaatgaacaaaattaatggtccacattcaaattaCATGGGTTTTCTACTCAAGGATTAAAATGCCATGTTTAAGATATAAGATTTGTATATATGAAGTTGGATCAAGCTAGGTTAGGCTTGGGTAAGCCATGTTGGGATAAAATGATTTTAGCCTAGGCTCAGTGCTGAAAATTGACCAGACCATGTATGTCTGGCCAAGCCTTGGGTGTGGGCCAAGATAAAAGGTCCTTTGCCACTTAACCCACAAACACATGAGAAATATGTAACTTGAATtaaaccagtggaccccacctaatatgAATTATAagacaaataattcaaataacagtccaaatagtgggtcccactttaaaTGGATCCTAAACCAACAAAATATTTtagaataatttttaaaaaacgGTTCAATTTTGTTACATATCAACGTGATTTTGCTAAACAAGGCTAAAAGGTTGTGTAGAAGTAAGCTAAAATTAATATTATTAGTTCAGGTCTTTCAATCTAACCATAACTAAAACCGTGTtgtatccaaacagcccctaaagtAACAGTTAGGGAAAGGCgacagatggatggctgggaccCACCTGGAAAATTGCTgggggtgcggattaggtgagatgcaGGAtcaaccgaggtgggtgggacccactgggaTGTATCTggctacatccacgccgtccatccgtattgaaagctcagtTTAGTGTATGATCCAAAAAAGAAAGCAGCAGTTTCAAATcgcagatggaccattaaaaacttcctgtgggccataaaagctttggatcaagatgttgaatgtgcctcatttttttctctcatgccctaaaatcatctctccaaatggaaggacggcgtggatacaacacatacatagtagtggggcccacaaaacgtggtgacgtcacttcagtagcgagtctcactactgTCAGGTTCAGTACCTAATCCGCATCCACGCACGTGGCATTCTCACATCATAAAAAATTAAAGAAGCTATTCGCAGCACACATGCGCCACATcctgtccattcatcaggtgggccacacccaactaACAAAATCACACATGATGTGTCCCACTGGTCGAGGAGGTCATTTTCACTCTGATACCCCACCTAATAAACGGCCCAGATGATGAGTTCCTTCCCATCCAAAACgagtacatggcccaccaaaaaaaatgacaaaaataacctttaaaaaaaaatgcagaaTCTGGGATCTTACACTTCTGAGCGTTGAAGAAGAGGAGAGCCTTATGGAGGGCAACAGTGTAATTATCAGGCGGAGGAATGGGCGTTTTGTGCTTAGGCAGCGACTTAACGATGATGGTAGGAAGTCCTATTACCAAGAAAGCAATCAACACAGACCAGAGGGTCCATTTCAACGCCTTCCGACTACAAACGATGCAACCCAAGTCCACGTACTTCTTCTTGTGATGGTTCGGGTCCGGAGGTCCCAACAGCCAGCTCTGCTGCGTCTCGTCTAGCTGCTGCGACAGAGCTGCTCTGTCCATATCAATGTTCCGGCTCCTATCATCGTCCGTCGTCGAATCCGCTTGAATCTCGAACGTCCCTCCCCAGTGATTCGCTGAATGCATCTTGTTTTCGATAATTCAATTCGATCTCATCCACGAGGTGAATTCAGCAGTTCAAAGATCGTCCAGCAAACATGTTTAACCCGGGCGAACGGCCCGGGTCCAAATTCCGGCGACGATGCAAGCTGCTGTAGAAAAAACCAATCGAAACTTTAACTAAAATCCATTGGAAGATTAGATATATTTCTAAATTATAACTAATCCTGGATTAATAGCGCAAAAGAAAATTCTTCATATTGAAATTTGAAAACCCAGTTGAGATttcaatcaaaatcaattaaaaaaaaaaaaaaaacaattcaatGATGAGAGTTGATTAAAGAAACCCAATAGAGATTAAAGCTTCTTAAACACTATTCAATAAAGGAATTGGGTTTGGAATGAGATCTTCTAAAGGATACAAAAGAAAGCTCTTCAAAAACCCAAATACAGAAGTTGATAATTACCTGTAAATCCTAGAAAGAAATGGGTTTAATGATGATTAGAGTAACTCAAACACCCATTTATGCAATTACAAGATCTTCTCAGAACTTCCCACTTCTTGTAAGGAGAATCATCAACCACCTTCTTCTTATTGTTATTGTAAGCGTGTTTTGTACATTGTCTTTTTCaatggtaatatggtgtggtgaAGGTAGAAGAAGAGAGAGTTGACTCAGATAGAGAAAGATGTGGGATCTTTTTGTTTTCTGGTATTGTTTTTTTCGTATTTTAGGGAAGAGAGAGGTTAGAGGTGCAGCTGGATTGATGGAGAGCTTACCGGACACGCCAATGGAAAGTAGCTGGTTtcgaaaatattttcaaatacGTTGAGATTTGCATACTAATTATATAAAAATACAGAGTCAAGCATTTAATATTAGAACAGTTATATCCTTAATTACTATTTATAACGGGTACATGTATGCATTTGATGGGGAGGAGCATTGCTCGGCTCGGCTTGGGTTCGGGTCGGGTCTTCGGGTAGCAATGCAAGGTTGATCGGGTTTTTGAAGTCTTTTCAACTCTAGAGCTGTTGATGAGTGGGACAGCCCAATCCTACGGTTAGTGGTTCTAGATTCAAGATTTAGACCCATGTGGGTGGGTTTGGGTCCAAAAGTTTTACTAAAATTACTAAACGGGTTGgatttgggagcggattaggtgttacctaggTAACATCTAGCATGGGTCCcatcttgatgatgtgttgtatatccacaccgtccatccatttttgaagctcattttaggacgcggtccgaaaaattaggcaaatcaaaatctcatgtggacccgaccactagaaacagtgatgattgaatgtctaccattaaaaactacccaaggcccaccttaagaagatttgtaatgtttattttccatccaacctgttgataaggtcaatcatacTGGATTAAggggaaatataaatatcagattgataaaaaaaatacttttgtaggcgacaaaaagtttttaatggctatgTACCAGTTTTtcgagtggtgtggtccacaggagaTTTTTATCTATTTAAATTTTGATATAACATccgaaaatgatctttaaaaacggatggacggcgtggatatacaatatatacatcaaggtaggccccacacagtaaCGGTAACACCTTACCCATgcaacacctaatccgcttccgggTCTCACAGGTCGGATTGCTTTGCCTGTGTCGACAGCCCAGGCTTACCATCATGCAGCACCCATTAAGGCTCACATTTCGCTCTAATCGtatgatcggaaccgttcaccttccaagtgttatattttatggACCATATTCCAACATTTGGGATAAAAAGATGATTGAAGTTGTTGATGTTATAGTTGAATCTGCACCGTTGAAATGAAGATCTTCAATCCTCCAAGCTCAACAAAACAAAGAGTGGTCGGGATTATCTTTTAAGGGTTCTCACTGGACCGTGGGCAATGTTAGTATATCTTATGAGATGGACTATTTCGATCATCTAAGCACCGTTgaatgtgggcccaacatgttTACGCATGCTGTTGATTGTGAGCCTGAACATGAAAAATATTGGATGTCCAGGATCTGCCGATCTGGAAGAGTCATGGCATCAGGcttatcagatcaatggtttggaccatGATCTGACACGTGGAATGCAATTTGCATACCCAAAATCACAAAGCGAGCACGTTTGGCGGGCGATACACGCATGTAACAACGACGGTCCATTTCAATGTACTCGTGTGACGGACGTCTGTGGGcggcccaaccgtgatgtatctgtttatccacgcggtccattccttctctcatatcattttaaggtatatgaACAAAATATGAGGCaagtccaaggctcaagtggaccacaccaaaataataagcttgggttgcattaaatgcaagagtcatctgtggtgtggtccacttgagcgttggatatgcctcatttttgtacccattacttaaaattatatcataaaagagatggacggcatggataagcagatacatcactacgggcccacccacagaactgcccgttcgtggctagagacgcgACCCGCGTCCTCGTGTGACATACCGTCTGAGTAGAACTGATCACTTACGGCTGTCTGTGTTACTCCATGCGCGACCCAAGCCGAGCCGAGAAGGGacggaaaatatatatattttttctaatctagtgggccccacattggctGGCACGTGAAAACGGAGCTTTCGTAGGCGCGTCGTAAGGCCCGAAAGTCAGCACTCGTGCCAACCTCTTCAACACGCAGACAGCATGTTCGCATAAGAACCG containing:
- the LOC131240271 gene encoding endoglucanase 12-like; this translates as MHSANHWGGTFEIQADSTTDDDRSRNIDMDRAALSQQLDETQQSWLLGPPDPNHHKKKYVDLGCIVCSRKALKWTLWSVLIAFLVIGLPTIIVKSLPKHKTPIPPPDNYTVALHKALLFFNAQKSGRLPKNNGVPWRGNSGLTDGSQLTDVKGGLVGGYYDAGDNIKFHFPMAFSMTMLSWSVIEYGHKYQSIGEYNHARDLIKWGTDYLLLTFNSSATTIDHIYSQVGGAKNASTTPDDHYCWERPEDMDYPRPVQRADSGPDLAGEMAAALAAASIVFRDNVTYSQRLVKGAATLFKFARDAGRRTTYSRGNPEIELFYNSTGYYDEYMWGAAWLYYATGNSSYLSLATNPGIPRNAKAFLGIPDLSVLSWDNKLPAAQLLLTRLRIFLNPGYPYEDMLRSYHNMTGLTMCSYLQRFNVFNFTQGGMIELNHGRPQPLQYVANAAFLASLYADYMNATNVPGWFCGPYYIPSNVLRSFATSQMNYILGANPRKMSYVVGQGTNYPKHVHHRGASIPRDGKTYSCTGGWKWRDASTPNPNIVTGAMVGGPDRFDGFKDVRTNYSYTEPTMAGNAGLVAALVSLTSSGGGGIDKNTIFSAVPPLYPQAPPPPPPWRP